One window of the Peptacetobacter hiranonis genome contains the following:
- a CDS encoding type IV pilus twitching motility protein PilT, with the protein MNIKEVILNAKRFEASDIHIICNDYITLRIDGELTKYSSKVVNSDICRKFCDDLIGSEETKFRKRYEKYIDEECGEVDFSRDFDFVDLENEIENNDTKNNKIMENDINRYIKENVKEFSFYNVELNKDELNKEDKISFRIRVNIYRRNGGDCISIRLIPGYVKTAKELNIPDIVCSSGDLKSGIILITGATGSGKSTTLAAIIDRINKTSKKHIITLEEPIEYLHKSDKSIISQRECGKDTVDFLDGLKSSLRQDPDVIMIGEIRDKKTVETALSASETGHLVLSTVHTSKASEAIDRIVNLFEAERHKEIRGLLANQLRYVFSQRLVKANNGRRAIFEIMKNTNSIAAMIREGKDESIDDMIKTGKKYGMQMFEDQIETLYRDGIISEEIYLDEIKNR; encoded by the coding sequence TTGAATATAAAAGAAGTAATTTTAAATGCTAAAAGATTTGAAGCATCTGATATTCATATAATTTGCAACGATTATATAACTTTGAGAATTGATGGAGAACTAACGAAATATTCATCAAAAGTTGTAAATAGTGATATTTGTAGGAAGTTTTGCGACGATTTAATAGGAAGTGAAGAAACTAAGTTTAGAAAGAGATATGAAAAATATATTGATGAAGAATGTGGAGAAGTAGATTTTTCTAGGGATTTTGATTTTGTAGATTTAGAGAATGAAATAGAAAATAACGATACAAAAAATAATAAGATTATGGAAAATGATATAAATAGATATATAAAAGAGAATGTTAAAGAGTTTAGTTTTTATAATGTAGAACTAAATAAAGATGAACTAAATAAAGAGGATAAAATCTCTTTTAGAATAAGGGTTAATATCTATAGACGGAATGGTGGGGATTGTATATCAATTAGGTTAATTCCAGGTTATGTAAAAACAGCAAAGGAATTAAATATTCCAGATATAGTATGTAGCTCTGGTGATTTAAAAAGTGGAATAATATTAATAACTGGAGCTACTGGAAGTGGAAAAAGTACTACTCTTGCTGCGATAATAGATAGAATAAACAAAACATCAAAGAAACATATTATCACATTGGAAGAGCCTATAGAGTATTTGCATAAGAGTGATAAAAGTATAATAAGTCAAAGAGAATGTGGAAAAGATACCGTAGATTTTTTAGATGGATTGAAATCATCTTTAAGACAAGATCCAGACGTTATAATGATTGGAGAAATAAGAGATAAAAAAACTGTTGAAACTGCTCTCTCTGCATCTGAAACAGGACATCTTGTACTATCTACAGTTCATACATCTAAAGCATCTGAGGCAATAGATAGGATAGTGAATCTATTTGAGGCTGAAAGGCATAAAGAGATAAGGGGGCTTTTGGCTAATCAGCTTAGATATGTATTTTCTCAAAGACTTGTAAAAGCAAATAATGGACGAAGAGCTATATTTGAAATTATGAAAAATACAAACTCAATAGCAGCTATGATAAGAGAGGGAAAGGATGAGAGTATCGATGATATGATAAAAACTGGCAAGAAATACGGAATGCAGATGTTTGAGGATCAGATAGAAACATTGTATCGAGATGGAATTATTTCCGAGGAAATATATTTAGATGAAATAAAGAATAGATAA
- the glmU gene encoding bifunctional UDP-N-acetylglucosamine diphosphorylase/glucosamine-1-phosphate N-acetyltransferase GlmU, protein MKFKSIILAAGKGTRMKSKYPKVIHKVCGKEMVNHVVDTSKKSGVEETIVVLGHGAEAVRERLSDDIITVMQTEQLGTAHAVRMAEEYIEDEDTIVVLCGDTPLIKEDTLKKLFEYHVENNCHTTVLSTIVDDPTGYGRIIRDENDDLLKIVEHKDASEEEKLVKEINSGIYCFNGKSLKEALKEINNDNAQGEYYLPDAIKVMREKSLKVGAFAGSSIEELMGVNSRLQLSQAEKAMRKRINEFHMANGVTMIDPDTTYIEADVEIGNDTIVYPGVNLVGKTKIGSDCIIGMNSSITDSIVGDGTEIKISTLLEAKVGENTKVGPYAYLRPKADVGNGCKVGDFVEIKNAKFGDGSKASHLSYIGDAEVGKNVNVGCGVVFVNYDGVHKFRSVVKDNAFIGSNSNLVAPVTVEEQGYIATGSTITDDVPGRALAIARQRQCIKENWMDKKEARDKKLSEEKAKNKK, encoded by the coding sequence ATGAAATTTAAGTCAATAATACTTGCTGCGGGCAAGGGAACAAGAATGAAATCAAAATACCCAAAAGTAATACATAAAGTATGTGGTAAAGAGATGGTAAACCATGTAGTTGATACTTCTAAAAAATCAGGAGTAGAAGAAACTATAGTAGTTCTTGGGCATGGAGCTGAAGCCGTAAGAGAAAGACTTTCAGACGATATAATAACAGTTATGCAGACAGAACAGCTAGGAACAGCACATGCTGTAAGAATGGCTGAAGAATATATAGAAGACGAAGATACTATAGTAGTATTATGTGGAGATACTCCACTTATAAAAGAAGATACTCTTAAAAAATTATTCGAATACCATGTAGAAAACAACTGTCATACTACAGTTCTTTCAACAATAGTAGACGACCCTACAGGATATGGAAGAATAATAAGAGATGAAAATGATGACCTACTAAAGATAGTAGAACATAAAGATGCTAGTGAAGAAGAAAAACTAGTAAAAGAAATAAATTCAGGAATCTACTGCTTCAATGGTAAAAGCCTAAAAGAAGCCTTAAAAGAAATAAATAACGACAATGCACAGGGAGAATACTACCTTCCAGATGCTATAAAAGTAATGAGAGAAAAATCTCTAAAAGTTGGAGCATTTGCAGGTTCTTCAATAGAAGAATTAATGGGTGTAAACTCAAGATTACAGCTTTCTCAGGCTGAAAAAGCTATGAGAAAAAGAATAAATGAATTCCACATGGCAAATGGTGTAACTATGATAGATCCTGATACTACATATATAGAAGCTGATGTAGAAATAGGAAATGATACAATAGTATACCCAGGAGTTAATTTAGTTGGTAAAACAAAAATAGGCTCTGACTGTATAATAGGTATGAATTCATCAATAACTGATTCAATAGTTGGAGATGGAACAGAAATAAAAATATCTACTTTATTAGAAGCTAAAGTTGGAGAAAATACAAAAGTTGGACCATACGCATACCTAAGACCTAAAGCAGATGTAGGAAATGGATGTAAAGTAGGAGATTTCGTTGAAATCAAAAATGCTAAATTCGGCGATGGATCTAAAGCATCACACTTATCTTACATAGGAGATGCTGAAGTAGGTAAAAATGTAAACGTAGGATGCGGTGTTGTATTTGTAAACTACGATGGTGTACATAAATTTAGATCAGTAGTAAAAGACAATGCATTCATAGGTTCAAACTCAAACCTAGTAGCGCCAGTTACTGTTGAGGAACAGGGATATATAGCTACTGGTTCTACAATAACAGATGATGTTCCAGGAAGAGCACTTGCAATAGCAAGACAAAGACAGTGCATAAAAGAAAACTGGATGGATAAAAAAGAAGCTAGAGATAAGAAATTATCTGAAGAAAAAGCAAAAAATAAAAAATAA
- a CDS encoding ribose-phosphate diphosphokinase, whose product MNTSGSEIKILAGNASKELAEKIAKQLNVSVLDCEVGTFSDGEICVNMNETVRGCDVFVVQSTNSPVNNNLMELLIMIDALKRASAGRITAVIPYYGYARQDRKAKARDPITAKLVANLIVAAGADRVLTMDLHASQIQGYFDIPLDHLLGGPLLSEYFNEKNIEDLVVVSPDLGSVTRSRKFANSLNGEVPIAIIDKRRPRPNVCEVMNLIGEVEGKNVILLDDMIDTAGTIVNAVEAVKKFGAKDVYVCCTHAVLSGPAIERIENSSMKELVVLDTIQLPEEKQIEKIKVKSVAPIFAEAIDKIFSNKSVSELF is encoded by the coding sequence ATGAATACTAGCGGTAGCGAAATCAAAATACTTGCCGGTAACGCATCTAAAGAACTTGCTGAAAAAATAGCTAAACAGTTAAACGTATCAGTTCTTGACTGTGAAGTTGGAACATTCAGCGATGGTGAAATATGTGTTAATATGAATGAAACTGTAAGAGGTTGTGACGTTTTCGTTGTTCAGTCTACTAACAGTCCGGTAAACAACAACTTAATGGAACTATTAATAATGATAGATGCACTTAAGAGAGCATCTGCAGGAAGAATAACTGCTGTAATACCATACTATGGTTATGCAAGACAGGACAGAAAAGCGAAAGCAAGAGATCCAATCACAGCTAAATTAGTTGCTAACTTAATAGTAGCAGCTGGTGCAGATAGAGTCTTAACTATGGACTTACATGCATCTCAGATACAGGGATACTTCGATATACCTCTAGATCACTTACTAGGTGGTCCATTACTATCTGAATACTTCAACGAAAAAAATATAGAAGATTTAGTAGTAGTATCTCCTGACCTTGGTAGTGTTACAAGATCTAGAAAATTTGCTAATTCATTAAATGGTGAAGTGCCAATAGCTATAATAGACAAAAGAAGACCAAGACCAAATGTATGTGAAGTTATGAACTTAATAGGTGAGGTTGAAGGTAAAAACGTAATACTTCTTGACGATATGATAGATACTGCAGGAACAATAGTAAATGCAGTTGAAGCAGTTAAAAAATTCGGTGCTAAAGATGTTTACGTTTGCTGTACACACGCTGTTTTATCAGGTCCAGCTATAGAAAGAATAGAAAATTCTTCAATGAAAGAATTAGTTGTTCTTGATACTATACAGTTACCAGAAGAAAAACAGATAGAAAAAATAAAAGTTAAATCAGTAGCTCCTATATTTGCAGAAGCTATAGATAAAATATTCAGCAACAAATCAGTAAGTGAATTATTCTAA
- the pth gene encoding aminoacyl-tRNA hydrolase, whose translation MYIIVGLGNPGQKYAKTRHNAGFEVIDRLADEYGISVTKIKHKALIGEGRVGTEKVVLVKPTTYMNLSGESVVSLYQFYKPDLDKLIVIYDDIDLDVGKLRIRKKGSPGTHNGMRSITQCLGTKDFPRFRVGVGKPDKGRDLADFVLSRVPKEQDEAMNEGFEKTAKAIDSMIREGIDMAMNKYNG comes from the coding sequence ATGTATATAATAGTAGGACTTGGAAATCCTGGTCAGAAATACGCAAAGACTAGACATAATGCAGGATTTGAAGTAATAGACAGATTAGCAGATGAATACGGAATAAGTGTTACAAAGATAAAACATAAAGCTTTAATAGGAGAAGGTAGAGTTGGGACAGAAAAGGTTGTTCTTGTAAAACCCACAACTTATATGAATTTAAGTGGTGAGTCTGTAGTTAGCCTTTATCAGTTCTATAAACCAGATTTAGACAAATTAATAGTGATATACGATGATATAGATTTAGATGTAGGAAAACTTAGAATAAGAAAAAAAGGAAGCCCTGGTACACACAATGGTATGAGATCTATAACTCAGTGCTTAGGAACGAAAGATTTCCCAAGATTTAGAGTAGGTGTTGGAAAGCCAGATAAAGGAAGAGATTTAGCTGATTTCGTTCTTTCAAGAGTACCAAAAGAACAGGACGAAGCTATGAACGAAGGGTTTGAAAAAACTGCAAAAGCTATAGATTCTATGATAAGAGAAGGAATCGATATGGCTATGAATAAATACAACGGATAA
- a CDS encoding Gfo/Idh/MocA family protein → MTTVRFGVVGTSAITEWFIKAGKKLDGFEIKAVYSRSIEKAEEFGKKHGAKLFFDDLDAMSKCDEIDAIYIASPNFMHKEQAILCMNNGKNVLCEKPFATNKRDAEEMVKCARENKVLLMEEMRLTCTPNFQSVKNNLCKLGTIRRYSANYCQYSSRYDKFKEGIVLNAFKRELSNGALMDIGVYCIHPMVNLFGRPNSLKANAVKLSTGVDGEGSIILEYDDMLADIRYSKITHSNIPTEIQGEDGSIVVDKISTFGDVRVEYRKGGVEDITAELEVEKDEKFEVDSIYFAVKEFMKSLRGGKKESDINTLENTLIVMEIMDEVRRQIDLVYPADEN, encoded by the coding sequence ATGACAACAGTTAGATTTGGTGTAGTAGGAACTAGTGCTATAACAGAGTGGTTTATAAAAGCTGGAAAAAAACTGGATGGATTTGAAATAAAGGCTGTTTATTCAAGAAGCATTGAAAAAGCGGAAGAATTTGGTAAAAAGCATGGAGCAAAGTTATTTTTTGATGATTTAGATGCTATGTCAAAATGTGACGAGATAGATGCGATATACATAGCTTCACCAAACTTTATGCACAAAGAACAGGCTATACTGTGCATGAACAATGGAAAAAATGTACTATGTGAAAAACCATTTGCCACAAACAAAAGAGATGCAGAAGAAATGGTAAAATGTGCAAGAGAAAACAAAGTCTTATTAATGGAAGAAATGAGACTTACTTGTACTCCTAACTTCCAGAGCGTTAAAAATAACTTATGCAAACTAGGCACTATAAGAAGATACTCTGCAAACTACTGCCAGTATTCATCAAGATACGATAAATTCAAAGAAGGTATAGTTTTAAATGCATTTAAAAGAGAATTATCAAATGGAGCACTTATGGATATAGGAGTTTACTGCATACATCCAATGGTAAATTTATTCGGAAGACCAAATAGCTTAAAAGCAAATGCTGTAAAATTATCTACTGGTGTAGATGGAGAAGGAAGTATAATTCTTGAATACGATGATATGTTAGCGGATATAAGATATTCCAAAATTACTCATTCTAATATACCTACAGAAATCCAGGGAGAAGACGGAAGCATTGTAGTAGATAAGATAAGTACATTTGGAGATGTAAGAGTAGAGTACAGAAAAGGTGGAGTAGAAGATATAACAGCTGAGTTAGAAGTAGAAAAGGATGAAAAATTTGAAGTAGATAGTATATATTTTGCTGTTAAAGAATTTATGAAATCTTTAAGAGGAGGAAAGAAAGAGTCTGATATAAACACATTAGAAAATACTTTAATCGTTATGGAAATAATGGATGAAGTTAGAAGACAGATAGACTTAGTATATCCTGCAGACGAAAATTAA
- the murC gene encoding UDP-N-acetylmuramate--L-alanine ligase: MNIHFIGIGGISMSALAEICLNKGYHVSGSDSQESPMTEKLRNQGAEIFIGQRKENISDDVNMVVYTAAIHPDNEELMAARKKNKLIVNRAAFLGQIMREYKNSIAVSGTHGKTSTTSMLSAIFEYADLDPTILVGGNLSMIGGNVKIGHSNHFITEACEYVDSFLNFNPKISIVLNIEEDHLDYFSGIDEIKASFNKFGKLLPPDGYFIINGDDENTADILYDVKATVIKYGSNKDNDAVIKNIEFDELGCGIFDLVYNGEDLGKFELSVRGLHNIYNAVAAIITSIVSGIDVETIKRNIKKYRGVGRRFEFKGKYNGATIVDDYAHHPTELKSTLSTAKRIKKNRLWCIFQPHTYSRTKSLLNEFSDAFFAADKVIVTDIYAARETDPGDIHSTDLVEKLYHNNIDAKYIKEFDDIVEYLADNVEPDDFVITAGAGPIFKVAEALVAKGNQNK, encoded by the coding sequence ATGAATATACATTTCATAGGAATCGGCGGAATCAGTATGAGTGCATTAGCTGAAATCTGCCTTAATAAAGGATATCATGTTTCAGGTTCTGACTCTCAGGAATCACCTATGACAGAAAAACTTAGAAACCAAGGTGCTGAAATATTTATAGGACAGAGAAAAGAAAATATTTCAGACGATGTAAACATGGTTGTTTATACAGCTGCTATACACCCTGATAATGAAGAGCTTATGGCTGCTAGAAAGAAAAATAAACTAATAGTAAATAGAGCTGCTTTTTTAGGCCAGATAATGAGAGAATATAAAAACTCTATTGCAGTATCTGGTACTCACGGAAAAACATCTACAACATCAATGCTTTCAGCTATATTTGAATATGCTGACTTAGATCCTACAATACTTGTTGGAGGAAACTTAAGTATGATAGGTGGTAATGTCAAAATAGGACATTCTAATCACTTTATAACAGAAGCTTGTGAATACGTAGATAGTTTCCTAAACTTCAATCCAAAAATATCTATAGTTTTAAATATAGAAGAAGACCATCTTGACTATTTCTCAGGAATAGATGAAATCAAAGCTTCATTCAATAAATTTGGTAAGCTTTTACCTCCTGATGGATACTTCATAATAAATGGAGATGATGAAAACACAGCTGATATACTTTACGATGTAAAAGCTACAGTTATAAAATACGGTAGCAATAAAGATAACGATGCTGTAATCAAAAATATAGAATTTGATGAACTTGGATGTGGTATATTCGATTTAGTTTACAATGGAGAAGATTTAGGCAAATTTGAATTATCTGTTCGGGGGCTTCACAACATATACAATGCTGTTGCAGCAATAATAACTTCTATAGTATCTGGTATAGATGTAGAAACTATAAAAAGAAATATTAAGAAATATAGAGGTGTTGGAAGAAGATTTGAGTTTAAAGGAAAATACAACGGAGCAACTATTGTAGATGACTACGCTCACCATCCAACAGAACTAAAATCTACTCTTTCTACAGCTAAGAGAATTAAAAAGAATAGATTATGGTGCATATTCCAACCTCATACATATTCAAGAACTAAATCACTACTTAATGAATTCTCAGATGCTTTCTTCGCAGCTGATAAAGTTATCGTAACTGATATATACGCAGCTAGAGAAACTGACCCTGGTGATATTCACTCTACAGATTTAGTTGAAAAACTATATCACAACAATATAGATGCTAAGTACATAAAAGAATTTGACGATATAGTAGAATATCTTGCTGACAATGTAGAACCAGACGACTTTGTAATAACTGCAGGTGCTGGTCCTATATTCAAAGTTGCTGAAGCTCTTGTTGCTAAGGGAAATCAAAATAAATAA
- the rsmA gene encoding 16S rRNA (adenine(1518)-N(6)/adenine(1519)-N(6))-dimethyltransferase RsmA has product MDRLSSHRATKDIVDKHGFKFSKSLGQNFLIDDNVIDKIIDGARVKEGDKVIEVGPGIGTLTREMAKRAEKVVAVEIDKNLIPILKETLADFDNTEVVNEDILKVDINKLVDEKLSGGPVKLIANLPYYITTPIVMKFLEEDIPVTDIVVMVQKEVADRMNAVPSTKDYGALSVAVQYYCDTEIVAKAPRHMFIPQPKVDSTVIGLHIREERKYKADNEQLFFKTVKAAFGQRRKTLLNSLSSMGVLDKAKIKEVLAEAGIDEKRRGETLSIEEFAHLSNIINKNI; this is encoded by the coding sequence ATGGATAGACTTTCATCGCATAGAGCGACAAAAGATATAGTAGACAAACACGGATTTAAATTTTCAAAATCATTAGGACAGAACTTTTTAATAGACGACAACGTAATAGACAAGATAATAGATGGAGCTAGAGTTAAAGAAGGGGATAAAGTAATAGAAGTTGGACCAGGTATTGGTACACTTACTAGAGAAATGGCTAAAAGAGCTGAAAAAGTTGTAGCTGTTGAAATAGATAAAAACCTTATACCGATATTAAAAGAAACTTTAGCAGACTTTGATAATACAGAAGTAGTAAACGAAGATATATTAAAAGTTGATATAAACAAATTAGTAGATGAAAAACTTTCTGGAGGTCCTGTAAAATTAATCGCAAACCTTCCATATTATATAACTACTCCAATAGTTATGAAATTCTTAGAAGAAGATATACCTGTTACAGATATAGTTGTAATGGTTCAGAAGGAAGTTGCAGATAGAATGAATGCCGTACCATCTACAAAGGATTATGGTGCATTATCTGTTGCAGTTCAGTACTACTGTGATACTGAAATAGTTGCAAAAGCTCCAAGACATATGTTTATACCACAGCCTAAGGTAGACTCTACTGTAATAGGTCTTCATATAAGGGAAGAGAGAAAATACAAGGCTGACAATGAACAGCTATTCTTCAAGACTGTTAAGGCAGCTTTTGGTCAGAGAAGAAAAACTCTTTTAAACTCATTATCTAGTATGGGAGTTTTAGATAAGGCTAAGATAAAAGAAGTACTTGCAGAAGCTGGAATAGATGAAAAAAGAAGAGGAGAAACTCTTAGCATAGAAGAATTTGCGCACCTTTCTAATATAATAAACAAAAATATATAG
- the purR gene encoding pur operon repressor has protein sequence MKFKRTERIGAIVKILSDNPNKIYTLSYFTNRFNAAKSTISEDLLVVKSVFEKLHLGKVITISGAAGGVKYIPKTSKQENAEFLMELCNRIKDEGRILSGGFLYLIDLIYDPGTVSKIGKIFASNIDYTDADYVVTMETKGIPMALMTANAMNLPLVIIRKDIKVSEGPTLSMTYVSGNSGKLESMSLPRKALKPDSKVIIIDDFMRGGGTIKGMIDLMKEFSAEVIGIGVFISTMKPEEKMVEDYISLIQLDVQGNEIIVEPNRDILADTEPEEDTEDMYI, from the coding sequence ATGAAATTTAAAAGAACGGAAAGAATAGGAGCGATAGTAAAGATACTATCTGATAACCCGAACAAAATATACACTCTTAGCTATTTTACAAATCGGTTTAATGCAGCTAAGTCTACAATAAGTGAAGATCTTCTTGTTGTTAAAAGTGTATTTGAAAAACTACATTTAGGAAAAGTAATAACAATATCAGGAGCGGCTGGTGGAGTAAAATACATACCAAAAACATCTAAACAAGAAAATGCAGAATTTCTAATGGAACTTTGCAACAGAATTAAAGATGAAGGAAGAATATTATCAGGTGGATTTTTATACCTAATAGACCTTATCTATGATCCTGGAACAGTTTCAAAAATAGGAAAGATATTTGCCTCTAATATAGATTATACTGATGCTGATTATGTTGTTACAATGGAAACTAAAGGTATTCCAATGGCTCTTATGACTGCAAATGCTATGAATTTACCATTAGTAATCATAAGAAAAGACATAAAAGTATCAGAAGGACCTACACTTAGTATGACATATGTAAGTGGGAACAGCGGAAAATTAGAAAGTATGAGCTTACCTAGAAAAGCTCTTAAACCAGATAGCAAGGTTATAATAATAGACGACTTCATGAGAGGTGGAGGAACTATTAAAGGTATGATAGACCTAATGAAAGAATTTAGTGCGGAAGTAATAGGAATAGGTGTATTTATATCTACTATGAAACCAGAAGAAAAAATGGTTGAGGACTATATATCATTAATTCAGCTTGATGTACAGGGAAATGAAATAATAGTTGAACCAAATAGAGATATTTTAGCGGATACTGAACCAGAAGAAGATACGGAAGATATGTACATTTAG
- a CDS encoding HAD family hydrolase, whose protein sequence is MKDVKGVIFDMDGVILDTETLSLMFWEKTLKSHGIEMDREKHILLMGKNSEETLKCLKEIYGEDVPIKDYYLEKGQAVIDYLEENKPGVKKGFESLLKYLIENGYKSAIATSTARWKMANRMKFLHFDEMVDCVICGDEVNKSKPNPEIFLKAAEKLGLKPEECIVIEDSKSGVEAAYKGGFRCIMVPDYKKPDEEMKEMIFKVMDSLEDVEAWLKK, encoded by the coding sequence ATGAAAGACGTAAAAGGTGTAATATTTGACATGGATGGTGTAATCCTCGATACAGAAACACTTTCACTAATGTTTTGGGAAAAAACATTAAAGAGCCATGGAATTGAAATGGATCGAGAAAAACATATCTTACTTATGGGAAAAAATAGTGAAGAAACTCTTAAATGTCTTAAAGAAATATATGGTGAAGATGTACCGATTAAAGACTATTATTTAGAAAAAGGTCAAGCTGTGATTGATTACTTAGAAGAAAATAAACCAGGTGTTAAAAAAGGATTTGAAAGTCTTTTAAAATACCTTATAGAAAATGGATATAAAAGCGCAATTGCAACATCTACAGCTAGATGGAAAATGGCGAATAGAATGAAGTTTTTACATTTTGATGAAATGGTTGATTGTGTAATCTGTGGAGATGAAGTAAATAAATCTAAACCAAATCCAGAGATATTCTTAAAAGCAGCTGAAAAATTAGGTCTTAAACCAGAAGAATGTATTGTAATAGAGGATTCAAAATCTGGAGTGGAAGCTGCGTACAAAGGTGGATTTAGATGTATAATGGTTCCAGATTATAAAAAGCCGGATGAAGAGATGAAAGAAATGATATTTAAAGTAATGGATTCTTTAGAGGACGTGGAAGCATGGCTGAAAAAATAG
- a CDS encoding PTS sugar transporter subunit IIA — translation MAEKIDFLILSDLEVESKEKAIECIIEKLEQENYLNDKEKFFEDVVERESKYPTYIGYGIGLPHSQSIEVNRPCVAISRLKNSIDWTAEKEKVDTIFLIAVPKESKDNLHLKILAKLSRLLMHEDFREGVKNLKEKELLELLNKKIEE, via the coding sequence ATGGCTGAAAAAATAGATTTTTTAATACTATCTGATTTAGAAGTAGAATCAAAGGAAAAAGCAATAGAGTGTATAATAGAAAAATTGGAACAGGAAAATTATCTTAATGATAAAGAGAAGTTTTTTGAAGATGTTGTAGAAAGAGAAAGCAAGTACCCAACTTATATAGGCTATGGAATTGGATTGCCACACAGTCAAAGTATTGAAGTAAATAGACCTTGTGTAGCAATATCTAGACTTAAAAACAGTATAGATTGGACAGCTGAAAAAGAAAAAGTTGATACGATATTTTTAATCGCTGTCCCAAAAGAAAGTAAGGATAATCTTCATCTAAAAATATTAGCAAAACTATCAAGACTACTTATGCATGAAGATTTTAGAGAAGGCGTTAAAAACCTAAAAGAAAAAGAACTCTTAGAACTATTAAATAAAAAAATAGAGGAATAA
- a CDS encoding prepilin peptidase: MDLEKFESLFLSFLFATIISVIVQKVAKAFIGEEDYTKINIKKLTIFLIISTFVYIISIFKIYPNNLYRFGYFIFFVLAIIISLIDYYTMYVYDILVFSGIIIQSVVKILNENVEILVDSVLAGLLCALISYLIVKATNMMGTGDVGVYALCAMTIGFKSSLSLIPGSFLVSAIFLIIRFICGNRDKKIAFAPYIIIAAILNILGFDIVKCYLDIIEKII; encoded by the coding sequence ATGGATTTAGAAAAGTTTGAGAGTTTATTTTTATCGTTTTTATTTGCAACAATAATTTCTGTAATCGTACAAAAAGTTGCAAAAGCTTTTATCGGAGAAGAAGACTATACAAAAATCAATATAAAAAAATTGACGATATTTTTAATAATATCTACATTTGTATATATCATTTCTATTTTTAAAATTTATCCAAATAATTTGTATAGATTTGGCTATTTTATATTTTTTGTTTTAGCAATTATTATAAGTTTAATAGATTATTATACAATGTATGTGTATGATATTCTTGTTTTTAGTGGTATAATAATTCAGAGTGTAGTTAAAATTTTAAATGAAAATGTTGAAATCTTAGTAGATAGTGTGTTGGCAGGTTTGCTATGTGCTTTGATTTCATATTTAATAGTGAAGGCGACCAATATGATGGGGACAGGAGATGTAGGTGTGTATGCTCTTTGTGCTATGACTATTGGATTTAAAAGTTCGTTATCGTTGATACCGGGCTCTTTTCTTGTTTCTGCAATATTTTTGATTATAAGATTTATATGTGGAAATAGGGATAAAAAAATTGCTTTTGCTCCATATATAATTATCGCAGCTATATTGAATATTCTCGGATTTGATATAGTAAAGTGCTACCTCGATATAATTGAGAAAATAATTTAG
- the rnmV gene encoding ribonuclease M5, protein MIKEIIVVEGRDDVTAVKRAVDAELITTGGFGFPKGVMERIKEAQKRRGVIIFTDPDFAGEKIRKTITAEVPGCKHAFLPREEAKKDGDIGIENATPESIRAALERVRTESTENRNEFSQKDLLLNGLIGNDDASFRRDKMGQLLGIGYGNAKQFLSRLNNYGVTREEFEKALKEIEK, encoded by the coding sequence ATGATAAAAGAAATAATAGTAGTAGAAGGAAGAGATGACGTTACTGCTGTAAAGAGAGCAGTAGATGCTGAGCTTATTACAACTGGTGGATTTGGATTTCCAAAAGGAGTAATGGAGAGAATTAAAGAAGCTCAGAAAAGAAGAGGAGTAATAATATTTACTGATCCAGATTTTGCTGGAGAAAAAATTAGAAAAACAATAACAGCGGAGGTTCCAGGATGTAAGCACGCATTCTTACCTAGAGAAGAAGCTAAAAAAGACGGAGATATAGGTATAGAAAATGCTACTCCAGAGAGCATAAGAGCTGCACTTGAAAGAGTTAGAACTGAAAGCACAGAAAATAGAAATGAATTTTCACAGAAGGATCTACTTTTAAATGGGCTAATAGGAAATGATGATGCTTCATTTAGAAGAGATAAAATGGGTCAGCTTTTAGGAATAGGTTACGGAAATGCAAAACAGTTTTTAAGTAGATTAAACAACTACGGTGTTACAAGAGAAGAATTTGAAAAAGCATTAAAAGAAATAGAAAAATAA